One Rosa chinensis cultivar Old Blush chromosome 3, RchiOBHm-V2, whole genome shotgun sequence DNA window includes the following coding sequences:
- the LOC112192978 gene encoding ABC transporter B family member 4, with protein MAEENGVNGDTKNHENHAEEEKSSAPINRDQPGSSDSNGDEKVEKIPFSKLFSFADKTDVILMVVGTIGAIGNGSCMPLMTLLFGEMIDSFGSNQNSDIVSVVSKVSLKFVYLAVGAAVAAFLQVSCWMVTGERQAARIRGLYLKTILRQDVAFFDMETNTGEVVGRMSGDTVLIQDAMGEKVGKFLLLLSTFIGGFIIAFIKGWLLTLVMLSYIPLLVASGAMMSIIITKMASRGQTAYAKAANVVEQTIGSIRTVASFTGEREAITSYNKYLVDAYKSGVHEGSVAGIGLGLVMCIVFSSYALAVWFGSKMIRENGYTGGEVLNVIVAVLTGSMSLGQTSPCMSAFAAGQAAAYKMFQTISRKPEIDAYDEKGKTLGDISGDIELRDVYFSYPARPDEQIFDGFSLCIPSGTTAALVGQSGSGKSTVISLIERFYDPQAGEVLIDGINLKEFQLKWIRSKIGLVSQEPVLFASSIKENIAYGKDGATTEEIQAAAELANAAKFVDKLPQGLDSLVGEHGTQLSGGQKQRIAIARAILKDPRILLLDEATSALDAESERVVQEALDRIMVNRTTVVVAHRLSTVRNADMIAVIHKGKMVEKGSHLNLLKDPEGAYSQLIRLQEVNKESEQTSEDQNKPEITLASLRQSSQRTSSQRLSFARSLSRNSSVGNSSRHSYSVAFGLPTGLGGIGVQDAAYEETELAPEQPPKVSLRRIAALNKPEIPVLIIGTIAAIINGVILPIFGVLISRVIKTFYEPPHQQKKDAAFWAIIFMILGLISFLAIPAQGYFFSVAGSKLIQRIRLLCFERVVHMEVGWFDEPENSSGAIGARLSADAASVRALVGDALAQMVQNMAAAVAGLVIAYIACWQLAFIILALLPLIAVNGYVQIKFMKGFSADAKMMYEEASQVANDAVGSIRTVASFCAEEKVMELYRRKCEGPMKTGIRQGLISGIGFGVSFFFLFCVYTTSFYAGAQLVKAGKTTFTDVFKVLFALTMAATGISQSSSFGPDSGKAKTSAASIFAIIDRPSKIDPSNESGTKIDGGVKGEIELHYVSFKYPSRPETPIFRDLNLTILSGKTVALVGESGSGKSTVVALLQRFYDPDSGHITLDGIELGNYNLKWLRQQMGLVSQEPVLFNDTIRANIAYGKEETATEAEIIAASELANAHKFISSLHQGYDTVVGERGIQLSGGQKQRVAIARAIIKSPKILLLDEATSALDAESERVVQDALDQVMVNRTTVVVAHRLSTIKNADVIAVVKNGVIVENGKHDNLINITDGFYASLVALHMSSSTA; from the exons ATGGCTGAGGAGAATGGAGTGAATGGTGATACCAAAAATCATGAAAACCAtgcagaagaagagaaaagctCAGCCCCCATAAATAGGGATCAGCCAGGCTCATCAGATAGCAATGGAGATGAGAAAGTTGAAAAGATTCCTTTCTCCAAGCTATTCTCCTTTGCAGATAAGACTGATGTTATCTTGATGGTTGTCGGCACGATTGGTGCCATTGGGAATGGTTCTTGTATGCCCCTCATGACGCTATTGTTTGGGGAGATGATAGATTCTTTTGGATCTAATCAAAATTCAGACATAGTCTCAGTTGTTTCAAAG GTCTCTCTGAAATTTGTTTACCTGGCTGTGGGAGCAGCAGTGGCAGCATTCCTCC AGGTGTCTTGCTGGATGGTCACAGGGGAAAGACAAGCTGCAAGAATTAGAGGTTTGTATTTGAAAACAATATTGAGACAAGATGTTGCCTTCTTCGATATGGAAACAAACACCGGAGAGGTAGTTGGGAGAATGTCTGGTGATACTGTTCTCATTCAAGATGCCATGGGGGAGAAG GTTGGAAAATTCTTACTGCTGCTTTCAACATTCATTGGAGGGTTTATAATAGCATTCATCAAAGGGTGGCTTCTCACTCTTGTCATGCTATCCTATATTCCTTTGCTTGTGGCATCTGGTGCAATGATGTCCATCATTATAACCAAGATGGCATCCCGTGGACAAACTGCTTACGCAAAAGCAGCAAATGTAGTTGAACAAACAATTGGGTCCATTAGAACT GTTGCATCATTTACTGGCGAGAGGGAAGCTATAACTAGTTATAACAAATATCTCGTAGATGCTTACAAATCAGGTGTTCATGAAGGTTCAGTTGCTGGAATAGGTCTTGGCTTGGTTATGTGTATTGTGTTCAGCTCATATGCCTTGGCTGTATGGTTTGGTTCAAAGATGATAAGGGAAAATGGATATACTGGGGGTGAAGTACTGAATGTGATTGTTGCTGTGTTGACTGGATCTAT GTCTTTAGGGCAGACATCACCATGCATGAGTGCATTTGCTGCTGGTCAAGCTGCAGCTTATAAGATGTTTCAGACTATTAGTAGGAAGCCAGAAATAGATGCTTATGATGAAAAGGGAAAGACTTTGGGTGACATTTCGGGAGACATAGAGTTGAGAGATGTTTATTTCAGCTATCCAGCCAGACCGGATGAGCAAATATTTGACGGGTTCTCTCTTTGTATCCCTAGTGGCACAACTGCTGCTTTGGTTGGACAAAGTGGAAGTGGCAAGTCAACAGTCATCAGTCTGATAGAAAGATTTTATGATCCGCAAGCTGGTGAAGTTTTAATAGATGGCataaacctaaaagaatttCAACTTAAATGGATTCGGAGTAAAATTGGTCTTGTCAGTCAGGAACCTGTCCTGTTTGCATCCAGCATTAAGGAAAATATTGCCTATGGAAAGGATGGTGCTACCACTGAAGAGATACAAGCAGCAGCTGAGCTTGCAAATGCGGctaaatttgttgataaattgcCTCAG ggCCTTGACAGCTTGGTCGGTGAGCATGGAACTCAGCTATCTGGTGGGCAGAAGCAGAGAATTGCTATTGCAAGAGCAATTTTGAAAGACCCAAGGATTTTACTTCTGGATGAAGCTACAAGTGCACTTGATGCAGAATCTGAGAGGGTAGTTCAAGAAGCATTGGATAGGATTATGGTTAACCGAACTACTGTTGTTGTCGCTCATCGTTTGAGTACAGTGAGGAATGCAGACATGATTGCTGTCATTCATAAAGGAAAGATGGTTGAAAAAG GTTCGCACTTGAATTTACTCAAAGATCCTGAGGGAGCTTACTCTCAGCTTATACGCTTGCAAGAAGTAAACAAAGAGTCAGAACAAACGTCAGAAGACCAAAACAAACCTGAAATAACTCTGGCATCTCTTAGACAGTCAAGTCAAAGAACATCGAGTCAAAGACTTTCGTTTGCACGATCCTTAAGTAGAAATTCCTCCGTAGGAAATAGCAGCCGTCACTCATATTCAGTGGCATTTGGTTTACCCACTGGACTTGGAGGCATTGGTGTCCAAGATGCTGCATATGAAGAAACAGAACTAGCACCAGAGCAACCTCCAAAGGTCTCACTCCGCCGCATTGCTGCCCTGAACAAACCTGAGATTCCAGTTCTTATTATTGGAACTATAGCTGCAATCATCAATGGTGTTATACTTCCAATATTCGGTGTGCTCATTTCCAGGGTTATAAAGACTTTCTATGAACCACCTCATCAACAGAAGAAAGATGCAGCATTTTGGGCAATAATTTTTATGATCCTTGGTCTGATATCATTCTTGGCGATCCCAGCACAAGGATATTTCTTTTCAGTAGCTGGCAGCAAGTTAATTCAGCGTATCAGATTATTGTGTTTTGAGAGAGTGGTTCACATGGAGGTTGGGTGGTTTGATGAGCCTGAGAACTCAAGTGGTGCAATTGGTGCAAGGCTCTCAGCAGATGCAGCGTCGGTGAGGGCCCTAGTCGGAGACGCTCTAGCTCAGATGGTTCAAAACATGGCAGCTGCAGTTGCAGGTTTGGTCATTGCTTATATTGCATGTTGGCAGCTGGCATTTATTATCCTCGCACTGCTTCCTCTCATTGCAGTTAACGGATATGTACAAATAAAGTTCATGAAAGGATTCAGCGCAGATGCAAAG ATGATGTATGAGGAGGCAAGCCAAGTTGCTAATGACGCAGTTGGAAGTATAAGAACAGTTGCTTCTTTCTGTGCTGAAGAGAAGGTAATGGAACTATACAGAAGGAAATGTGAAGGCCCTATGAAGACAGGGATAAGACAAGGCTTGATCAGTGGTATAGGATTTGGGgtatctttcttctttttgttttgtgtctacACAACCAGTTTCTATGCGGGAGCTCAACTTGTGAAGGCTGGCAAAACAACATTTACAGACGTTTTCAAA GTTTTATTTGCTCTGACCATGGCAGCTACCGGAATTTCTCAATCAAGCTCCTTTGGTCCCGATTCTGGTAAAGCCAAAACTTCTGCTGCTTCCATATTTGCAATAATAGACCGGCCATCAAAGATAGACCCAAGTAACGAGTCTGGTACGAAAATTGATGGTGGTGTGAAAGGAGAGATTGAGCTTCACTATGTAAGCTTTAAGTATCCATCTAGGCCAGAAACACCTATTTTCCGAGACCTCAATTTAACTATCCTCTCTGGCAAG ACTGTTGCCCTGGTCGGAGAAAGTGGGAGCGGAAAATCAACTGTTGTTGCATTGTTGCAAAGATTTTATGATCCGGATTCAGGTCATATCACACTTGATGGAATTGAACTTGGCAACTACAACTTGAAATGGTTGAGGCAGCAGATGGGACTCGTAAGCCAAGAACCTGTTTTATTTAATGACACCATTCGCGCCAACATTGCGTATGGAAAGGAAGAAACTGCAACTGAGGCAGAAATTATAGCTGCATCAGAGTTGGCCAATGCCCACAAGTTCATCAGTAGCCTACACCAG GGCTATGATACCGTAGTAGGAGAACGAGGAATCCAATTATCCGGGGGGCAGAAGCAACGTGTAGCCATTGCACGTGCTATAATCAAGAGCCCCAAGATATTACTGTTGGATGAAGCTACGAGTGCACTTGATGCCGAATCTGAGAGAGTGGTTCAAGATGCATTAGACCAAGTCATGGTGAACCGGACAACAGTGGTGGTGGCTCATAGACTATCCACAATCAAGAATGCTGATGTGATTGCAGTGGTTAAAAATGGAGTTATAGTAGAGAATGGGAAGCATGACAATTTGATTAATATCACCGATGGGTTTTATGCATCCCTAGTTGCTCTTCACATGAGCTCTTCAACTGCATGA